CTCGATTTGCGGTATTATTTTCATTGTATCGTTGTTGTTATATTAATATCTTATACCTATTTATTATATCTATATATTATATTATATTTTAAATGTATAGTTTTATTATAAACTTAAATTTTTCGCCTTATTGTTCTGCTATAATCCCTCGGGCTGAATATCAGGCTAAGATTTTCTTCCTCAAAAAACTTAGACATATTTTCATAAGATTTCATGAACACGCATTTGCTCTCCTCGTCAACCTCGCAATTAATGCCGTTATGCCCTTCGCAAGGACCGTTTAATAATCCCTTGGGGCACAGGGTAACAGTACATACGCCGCCCGTAAAATTAAGCCTGCACTCGTCGCATCCGCCGCATAAGGCATTATATTCTCCGATATGCTCCGTTTGGGCAATATACCTGCTATCGACTCCTGTTACAACCTTTTTACCCGTATATTCGCCTATTGTTTGAACCCCCGTCCCGCATGATAACACTAAAAGGGCTTCAGTATCCGCAAGCTCGTCCTCCACAAAGCGGATATCTTCCTTTAAAACCCTTTTGTCGCAAGGCTCATCTATCGAAATCGTAAATGGAACCTCTTTGCCCGTATTTATCAAGTGTTTTTCCATTTCCTTAACCTCTTTACTTCCTCCGGTTAAACAAACGGAAGCGCAGGAAGCGCAACCTACAATACCTATCCTTTTATATTTATTTAATGCCTCGTCTATCTCTTTGGTATCTTTCTTTTCCGTTAAAAACATGGCATACAACCTCTAAAATAACATATTTAAATTAAGGCATGCTTGACAGCCTAACCTTAACAAGCCTGACACTTTTGCCTCTATGCACCTTAAGAACGATAACCTGTCCGGGAGCAAATGTATTTATAAGCTCTTCAAGGCGGGAAAACGAATAGACCTTTTTGTTGTTTATCCTTGTTATAATATCTCCGCCGACTACATAAGTAATATTCTTCATTGCAATTATCCTGTCCCCTGCCACAAGACCTGCTTTAAAAGCAGGACTCCCCGAAAAAACCTTCTCGACTAAAAGCCCCCTTTTAACATACTTGATATCGAGAAGCGTGGAAAGGCTTTCTGTTAATTTTATCGCTTCTATTCCAAGCCACGGCCTTATCACCCTTCCATATTTGATTAGCTCCGGTATATTTTTTTTCGCAAGATTTATCGGGATTGCAAATCCTATATTTTGAGCGCTATTTGCAAGTTTTGCGGTATTTATGCCGATGACGCGCCCTTCATAATCTACCAACGGTCCGCCTGAATTTCCAAAGTTAATTGACGCATCCGTTTGTATTATGTTTCCGTAAAATCTTGCCGAAGGAAAAAAAAGAGACCTTTTAAGGCCGCTGATTATTCCCGTGGTAACGGTCTGGTAAAGATTGTAAGGGTTTCCGATAGCCATAACCCTTTCGCCGACCCTTAAGTTGTCGGAATTTCCCATAATTACAGGAATGATTGTTTTGCCGTCAGGATTAATATGAATGACGGCTATATCGGATGACGGGTCGGTTCCTATAACATTTGCTCTTATATCCTTATATTTTAAAAAACTTATGTAAATTTTACCCGCATTTCCGATAACATGAAAGTTTGTAAGGATATCTCCATTCTTGCTTATAAAAAACCCTGTTCCGATGTCTTCTTCCGGCATTATAGCGCCATTTTTAAGCCTTGTAACCCCTAATACCTCGATATGCACAACACTTGGCTTGAGCTTGTTAAAAAGCCGTTCGACAATGGAACCGCTTTTGCTTTTATTATTGCGGTAAGCATAAGACTGCTTTGCAAATAAATTATAGGTTAGAGCCGTAAAAAAAATCAAAATTAATATTGTGAAACTATATCTATGCAGCCTCCGAAAAAACATTTTTAACCCCCCTCCACTGTTTAGCCTGATGCATAAAAGCCTCCAGCCTGAGCATTAAATTGGTGCTCTCCTGACCATCAAACCATAAATTTATCCATGGAAAATTATTAAGGTCTTCCCTGAATTTTTTCGATATAGTTTGCACGATGGAACCAGGCATACAATGGAAAGGATGAATGCTGACAACCCCCGAATATCCCTTTTTTGCGAAATCTATAGATTCGCCTACCGTCAGAATAGCTTCCCCGCCCAGCGATAAATCGAGATATTTCCTTGCATAGGAAAGTATTTCCTTGATGTCTGTTTCTTTATGGTTCCTGAGCAGCCTTTTAAAAGGCTTGAACATATTAGCCTCATCCTTTTTCTGGTAAT
This is a stretch of genomic DNA from Candidatus Acidulodesulfobacterium ferriphilum. It encodes these proteins:
- a CDS encoding trypsin-like serine protease; this translates as MFFRRLHRYSFTILILIFFTALTYNLFAKQSYAYRNNKSKSGSIVERLFNKLKPSVVHIEVLGVTRLKNGAIMPEEDIGTGFFISKNGDILTNFHVIGNAGKIYISFLKYKDIRANVIGTDPSSDIAVIHINPDGKTIIPVIMGNSDNLRVGERVMAIGNPYNLYQTVTTGIISGLKRSLFFPSARFYGNIIQTDASINFGNSGGPLVDYEGRVIGINTAKLANSAQNIGFAIPINLAKKNIPELIKYGRVIRPWLGIEAIKLTESLSTLLDIKYVKRGLLVEKVFSGSPAFKAGLVAGDRIIAMKNITYVVGGDIITRINNKKVYSFSRLEELINTFAPGQVIVLKVHRGKSVRLVKVRLSSMP